TTTATCATCTGTTAATCGCTaatctgaaattttttttttttttttttttaaatttttactagaaaaacataacatatatgATAAATGCCGAGAAGGGGTACGCAAAcctgaaacagaaacaaacaaggCCGAGGCCCGAAACAAGAGGACGCAGCCCCCGCAGCAAGAGGAAGGTCCAAACACAAAGTGAACCCAATGAAACCAAGCctacaaaagaaacaacaactgAAAATGTCATTGGGATAAGGAGAACCAAGTGGCGAGGAGGGTCAAGGCAGGAGGGGTGGATCTCTGAGCCCTAGAAAGAGGATCAAGCCTTGTCCTAACTATCATCTTGATTTCCTTAATGATAGAAGTAGTAGGACGTGAAGTAGCGGAGTGAAGACGTTGGTTCCTCTCCCGCCAAATGAAGTACAATGAGGCTGGAAAAATTA
This sequence is a window from Arabidopsis thaliana chromosome 1 sequence. Protein-coding genes within it:
- a CDS encoding uncharacterized protein (unknown protein; BEST Arabidopsis thaliana protein match is: unknown protein (TAIR:AT4G05095.1); Has 28 Blast hits to 28 proteins in 2 species: Archae - 0; Bacteria - 0; Metazoa - 0; Fungi - 0; Plants - 28; Viruses - 0; Other Eukaryotes - 0 (source: NCBI BLink).), which gives rise to MADGKNVVKGLAARNRNITLILKLIFPASLYFIWRERNQRLHSATSRPTTSIIKEIKMIVRTRLDPLSRAQRSTPPALTLLATWLGFIGFTLCLDLPLAAGAASSCFGPRPCLFLFQRRRKDKVSSRIIYSDQLIFYNVIEAGLAPVTIVDWFCPLR